In the genome of Neofelis nebulosa isolate mNeoNeb1 chromosome 8, mNeoNeb1.pri, whole genome shotgun sequence, one region contains:
- the NTS gene encoding neurotensin/neuromedin N has protein sequence MLKMMAAMKIQLVCMILLALSSWSLCSDSEEEMKALEADLLTNMHTSKTNKAGVSSWKMTLLNVCSFVNNLNSQAEETGELQEDELITRRKFPTALDGFSLEAMLTIYQLQKICHSRAFQHWELIQEDVLDAGNDKNEKEEVIKRKIPYILKRQLYENKPRRPYILKRGSYYY, from the exons ATGCTCAAGATGATGGCAGCAATGAAAATCCAGCTGGTATGCATGATACTTCTGGCTCTCAGCTCCTGGAGTCTGTGCTCAG attcagaagaggaaatgaaagcatTAGAAGCAGATTTATTGACCAATATGCATACATCAaag ACCAATAAAGCAGGTGTTTCTTCTTGGAAAATGACCCTTCTAAATGTTTGCAGTTTTGTAAATAACCTGAACAGCCAAGCTGAGGAAACAGGGGAGCTTCAAGAAGACGAGCTTATTACAAGAAGGAAATTTCCCACTGCCTTAGACGGCTTTAGCTTGGAGGCGATGTTGACAATATACCAGCTCCAAAAAATCTGCCACAGCAGGGCCTTTCAACACTGGGag TTAATTCAGGAGGATGTTCTTGATGCtggaaatgacaaaaatgaaaaggaagaagttataaagagaaaaatccctTACATTCTGAAACGTCAGCTATATGAGAATAAACCTAGAAGACCCTACATACTCAAAAGAGGTTCTTACTACTACtga